The Streptomyces sp. B3I8 nucleotide sequence GCCCGCGATGAAGGAGCGGCCCACCTTGGAGAGCTGGTACTCCGCGCCGGACTCGTAGAAGGCGTTCCGGTCGCCCTCGAAGAGGGAGAGGTGGGAGTGCATCCCGGAGCCCGGGTACTCCGAGAACGGCTTCGGCATGAAGGTGGCCTGGAGGCCCTGCTCCAGCGCGACCTGCTTCATGACCAGGCGGAACGTCATGATGTTGTCGGCCGTGGAGAGCGCGTCGGCGTAGCGCAGGTCGATCTCCTGCTGGCCGGGGGCGCCCTCGTGGTGGGAGAACTCCACCGAGATGCCCATCGACTCCAGCATGGTGATCGCCTGGCGGCGGAAGTCCATGCCGATGGCCTGCGGGGTGTGGTCGAAGTAGCCGGAGTTGTCGGCGGGGGTCGGCCGGCTGCCGTCGACCGGCTTGTGCTTGAGCAGATAGAACTCGATCTCCGGGTGGGTGTAGAAGGTGAAACCCAGGTCGGAGGCGCGGTTCAGGGCCCGCTTGAGAACGTAGCGGGGGTCGGCGAAGGACGGGGAGCCGTCGGGCATCAGGATGTCGCAGAACATCCGGGCCGTGCCGGGGGCCTCCGCGCGCCAGGGGAGGATCTGGAACGTGGACGGGTCCGGCTTGGCGATCATGTCGGACTCGTAGACCCGGGCGAAGCCCTCGATCGCCGAGCCGTCGAAGCCGATGCCCTCGTCAAAGGCCTGTTCGAGCTCGGCCGGGGCCACGGCGACGGACTTGAGGAAGCCCAGCACGTCCGTGAACCACAGGCGTACGAACCGGATGTCGCGCTCCTCCAAGGTCCGGAGCACGAACTCCTGCTGCTTGTCCATCTTCCGCTTCCCCATCCTTGCTGGTCAGGCCGCCGTTTCCGGTGGTGGCGGAACGTACGGTCGGGCACGTGAGCATCCCACCACACCAGCATTTCATCCGCGTTGCGGACCCTCGGCGGCCCGGCGGCCCTGTTCCGAACGTCACACGTACGGCAGGTGTCCGCACGGGTGCCCTGCTTCGGGGTCATCTTGCCCCCTGAACTGCGCCTTCGTGAATGGCCGATCCTGGGCCCCCGCCGCGTTCTTAATTTGCATCTCGGATGCAAGTTTTAATACGGTGCCGGTGGAATCCGGCGGAGCCACCACGATCCACTTCCTCCGCCGGTGCCCGCCGGGGCCGAAGGGTCCCGGCGGGGCTGTACGGCTCTCCCCCGGGCCGTACGGCCCCTCCCACGGGTCCGTGGGTCCCCACTCGGGGCTCACGGACCGTCGCTCCGTTACTCAGAGGAGTCCCGATGCTCTCCGAGCAGTCCGCAGCCACCGTCCGTGCCACGCTTCCCGCCGTCGGCGCGGCGATCGGCGACATCACCGAGCGCTTCTACGGACGGCTCTTCGCCGCCCGTCCGGAGCTGCTGCGCGACCTGTTCAACCGCGGCAACCAGGCCGCCGGCACGCAGAAGCAGGCGCTGGCCGGCTCGATCGCCGCCTTCGCCACCCACCTGGTCGACAACCCCGAGCAGCGCCCCGACCTGATGCTGCGCCGGATAGCGCACAAGCACGCCTCGCTCGGCATCCGGCCGGAGCAGTACCCGATCGTCCACGAGCACCTGTTCGCCGCCATCGCCGAGGTGCTCGGCGAGGCGGTCACCGAGGAGGTCGCCGCCGCGTGGACGGAGGTCTACTGGCTGATGGCGAACGCCCTGATCGCCATCGAGCGGACGCTGTACGCGCAGAGCGGGGAGGACGGGGCGCGGGAGTGGAAGGTCGTCGAGCGGATCGACGAGACCGCGGACGTCGCCACGTTCCGGCTGCGCCCCGCCGACGACGGGCCCGTGCCGGCCTACCGGGCCGGGCAGTACGTCTCGGTCGGCGTGCGGCTCGCGGACGGGGCGCGGCAGATCCGGCAGTACAGCCTGACGGCGGCACCGGGTTCGCCGGTGCGGCAGTTCGCGGTCAAGCGGGTGCCGGGGGACGCGCTCACGCCGGAGGGCGAGGTCTCCAACCACCTGCACGCACAGGTGCGCGTGGGTGATGTGCTGGAGCTGTCCGCGCCGTACGGCGACCTCGTGCTGGAGGGCACCGACGCGCCGCTGCTGCTCGCCTCCGCCGGGATCGGGGTGACCCCGATGATCGCGATGCTGGAGCAGCTCTCGCTCGGTGAGCACGCGGGGCGGGTGACCGTGGTGCACGCCGACCGGTCGCCGGCGGCGCACGCGCTGCGGGGGGATCACGCGGCGTACGCGGCGAAGCTGGCGGACGGGGAGGCGGTGTTCTTCTACGAGGAGGACGCGGAGGGGGCGGGACGGCCCGGTCTGGTCGACCTCGGCGCGGTCGAGGTGGGGCCGGGAACGGTGGCCTACCTGTGCGGGCCGTTGCCGTTCATGCGGGTGGTGCGGGAGCAGTTGCTCCGCAAGGGGGTTGCGGCGGCGGACATCCACTACGAGGTGTTCGGGCCGGACCTGTGGCTGGCGAAGGACGCGGGCGCGGACGTGGCTGCGGCGGCCTGACGGGGGTTCTCGCCCCCGCCGCCCTCACCCTTCCCGCCCCCGGACCCCCAGAAGATCGCACAGTTCCCCGCGCCCCTGATCAGGGGCGCGGGGCTGTGCCGATACGCGGCTCCGCCGCGTGGGCGGCGAGAAAACCCCGGGCTCGCCCCTACGCCGGCGCCCCCACCCCCGGAAGCCCCAGGAGCAGCGGCCCCGTGGGGGACGCGACCATGTCTTCCACAGTGAGCGGATCCAGGCTCGCGTAGAACGCCTCCTGGGCCCGCCGCAGCGCGCCCCGCAGCATGCAGTCCGAGCGGAGCGGACACGGCGGGGTCCCGGCCCCGCCCCCGTCGCAGTCGACCACGTCGGTCACGCCGTCCGCGCCCGCGCCCTCGAAGGCTCGTACGATCCCGCCGACCGACGCCGTCCGCCCCGCCTCCGTGACCGAGAGCCCCCCGCCCCTCCCCCGGCGCGCCGCGAGCAGCCCCCGGTGCTGGAGTTCGGCGACGACCTTCGCGGCATGCGTGTACGGCACGTCCATGTCCGCCGCGACCTCGCGGGTCGTGGGGCTGGAGTCGCCGGCGACGGCGAGTCTCATCAGGACGCGCAGCGCCAGGTCGGTGGAGCGCAGAAGCCGCATCCCCTCAGCGTAAATAATGCGCATCACGCATTCAACTTTTTCGTCGCCTCCGGCACCTCCCGGACATTTGCCCCACGCTTTCCCCACGACTCCCGCTCCCCGCCTTCACACACCCCGCCCCGCCGCTCCCCTCGTTCCCTGATCCCACCCAAACCCCCATCAATCCACGGCACTTGGGCTCTTCTTGGCCATTCCATTCCCCTGACATGAACCGATCATCGAAAGAGTGGCCGGGATCGTGCGCTCGACATGCGACGAAACATGCGAAGAACCGCATCGCAGGGGGTTTTATGAGATCCACTCGCGCCACCGCGCGCGCCGGGCTGAGCCTGGCAGCGACACTGCCGCTGCTCGCCGGGGCCCTGGCACTCGGCTCGCCCGCGGCCCACGCCGCGGACGGCGGCCGGCACTCACTGGCGGGTACCAAGCCGGTATGGGCCAAGAGCTCGACCGACAAGGGCTCCACCAGCGACAGCTCCAAGGTCTCCGTCCGCGTCTACCTGGCCGGTCGGGACGCCGCAGGTCTGCGGGCGTACGCGAAGGCCGTGTCCGACCCGGACTCCGCCTCGTACGGCAAGTACCTCTCGGCGAAGCAGGCCGACGCCCGCTACGGCGCCACGAAGGCCCAGGTCGCCGCCGTCACCGACTGGCTGAAGTCCGCCGGTCTGACGGTCACCGGCACCACCCGGCACTACCTCTCCGTCACCGGTGACGTGGCCGCCGCCGAGAAGGCCTTCGGCACCCAGCTCCACAACTACGCCAAGGGCAAGAAGACCTACCGCGCCCCGGCCGCCGACGCCTCCGTTCCCACCGCGCTCGACGGCGCCGTCCTCACCGTCACCGGCCTGGACAACGCCCCGCACAAGGCGACTCACAGCGACACCCTGCCGCCGCCGGACGCGGTGTTCCGCAACGCCGGGCCGTTCTCCTCCTACTACGGCTCGAACACGGCCTCCTCGCTGCCGAAGGCGTACGGA carries:
- the glnA gene encoding type I glutamate--ammonia ligase gives rise to the protein MDKQQEFVLRTLEERDIRFVRLWFTDVLGFLKSVAVAPAELEQAFDEGIGFDGSAIEGFARVYESDMIAKPDPSTFQILPWRAEAPGTARMFCDILMPDGSPSFADPRYVLKRALNRASDLGFTFYTHPEIEFYLLKHKPVDGSRPTPADNSGYFDHTPQAIGMDFRRQAITMLESMGISVEFSHHEGAPGQQEIDLRYADALSTADNIMTFRLVMKQVALEQGLQATFMPKPFSEYPGSGMHSHLSLFEGDRNAFYESGAEYQLSKVGRSFIAGLLRHAAEISAVSNQWVNSYKRIWGGAARTAGAGGEAPSYICWGHNNRSALVRVPMYKPGKTGSARVEIRSLDSGANPYLSYAVLLAAGLKGIEEGYELPAGAEDDVWALTDGERRALGIEPLPQNLGEALDLMERSDLVAETLGEHVFDFFLRNKKQEWEEYRSEVTAFELRKSLPVL
- a CDS encoding Rrf2 family transcriptional regulator, which encodes MRLLRSTDLALRVLMRLAVAGDSSPTTREVAADMDVPYTHAAKVVAELQHRGLLAARRGRGGGLSVTEAGRTASVGGIVRAFEGAGADGVTDVVDCDGGGAGTPPCPLRSDCMLRGALRRAQEAFYASLDPLTVEDMVASPTGPLLLGLPGVGAPA
- a CDS encoding globin domain-containing protein, which gives rise to MLSEQSAATVRATLPAVGAAIGDITERFYGRLFAARPELLRDLFNRGNQAAGTQKQALAGSIAAFATHLVDNPEQRPDLMLRRIAHKHASLGIRPEQYPIVHEHLFAAIAEVLGEAVTEEVAAAWTEVYWLMANALIAIERTLYAQSGEDGAREWKVVERIDETADVATFRLRPADDGPVPAYRAGQYVSVGVRLADGARQIRQYSLTAAPGSPVRQFAVKRVPGDALTPEGEVSNHLHAQVRVGDVLELSAPYGDLVLEGTDAPLLLASAGIGVTPMIAMLEQLSLGEHAGRVTVVHADRSPAAHALRGDHAAYAAKLADGEAVFFYEEDAEGAGRPGLVDLGAVEVGPGTVAYLCGPLPFMRVVREQLLRKGVAAADIHYEVFGPDLWLAKDAGADVAAAA